A region from the Nesterenkonia lacusekhoensis genome encodes:
- a CDS encoding arsenate reductase ArsC, with translation MTAAPNTTTTKPRVLFVCVHNAGRSQMAAGYLTELSGGRIEVRSAGSEPADQINPVAVEAMAEDGIDITAASPKILTTDAVKASDVVITMGCGDACPIFPGKRYEDWDLADPAGQGIEAVRPIRDDIKARIEQLVSELLPASTGAK, from the coding sequence ATGACCGCTGCCCCCAACACCACCACGACCAAGCCCAGAGTGCTGTTCGTGTGCGTCCACAACGCCGGCCGCTCCCAGATGGCCGCCGGCTACCTCACCGAACTGTCGGGCGGCCGGATCGAGGTCCGCTCGGCAGGCTCGGAACCCGCCGACCAGATCAACCCGGTCGCCGTCGAGGCGATGGCAGAAGACGGCATCGACATCACCGCCGCGTCCCCGAAGATCCTCACCACCGACGCCGTCAAGGCCTCCGACGTCGTCATCACCATGGGCTGCGGGGACGCGTGCCCGATCTTCCCGGGCAAGCGCTACGAGGACTGGGACCTCGCAGACCCGGCCGGCCAGGGCATCGAGGCGGTCCGCCCGATCCGCGATGACATCAAGGCCCGCATCGAGCAGCTCGTCTCCGAGCTGCTGCCGGCATCGACCGGCGCGAAGTGA
- a CDS encoding low molecular weight phosphatase family protein encodes MIPSADSKPSVLFVCVKNGGKSQMAAALMRYHAGDAVEVHSAGTKPGTSLNALSADVVAEVGADMSGESPKPIDPELLRRVDRVIVLGEEAHVEPVDGMSATIETWNTDEPSERGIEGIERMRLVRDDIDARVQALHSALLND; translated from the coding sequence ATGATCCCCTCAGCCGACAGCAAGCCCAGCGTCCTCTTCGTCTGCGTCAAGAACGGCGGCAAGTCCCAGATGGCCGCCGCGCTGATGCGCTACCATGCCGGCGACGCGGTTGAGGTGCACTCGGCCGGCACCAAGCCCGGTACCTCCCTCAACGCCCTGTCCGCCGACGTGGTCGCCGAGGTGGGCGCAGACATGTCCGGAGAATCGCCCAAGCCCATCGATCCCGAGCTGCTGCGCAGGGTCGACCGGGTCATCGTCCTCGGCGAGGAAGCACACGTCGAACCCGTCGACGGGATGAGCGCCACGATCGAGACCTGGAACACCGATGAGCCCTCGGAGCGCGGCATCGAGGGCATCGAACGGATGCGCCTGGTCCGCGACGACATCGACGCCCGCGTCCAGGCTCTGCACTCCGCACTTCTCAACGACTGA
- the arsB gene encoding ACR3 family arsenite efflux transporter, whose amino-acid sequence MSTTATTAAQNAVPVTKEMSFLDRWLPVWILAAMAVGLLLGRFVPGLDTALDSVKIGGISVPIAIGLLVMMYPVLAKVRYDETRRVTGDRKLIVLSLVLNWVAGPAFMFALAWIFLPDLPEFRTGLIIVGLARCIAMVFIWNDLACGDREAAAVLVAINSVFQLFAYAVLGWFYLQVLPSWLGLETTSAQFSITAIVASVLVFLGIPLLAGFLTRTFGERAKGRTWYEETFLPKIGPWALYGLLFTVVLLFAMQGEAITSNPLDVARIAVPLLIYFVLMFVFSLLASKAVGLNYAKSTSVAFTASGNNFELAIAVAIGTFGVTSGQALAGVVGPLIEVPVLIGLVYVALWLGPKLFRNDPTVPNRRATGVSS is encoded by the coding sequence ATGAGTACCACTGCAACGACGGCTGCGCAGAACGCGGTGCCGGTGACGAAGGAGATGTCGTTCCTGGACCGGTGGCTGCCGGTCTGGATCCTGGCGGCAATGGCCGTGGGTCTGCTGCTGGGGCGTTTCGTGCCCGGGCTCGACACGGCCTTGGACTCCGTGAAGATTGGCGGGATCTCCGTGCCGATCGCGATCGGTCTGCTGGTCATGATGTATCCGGTGCTGGCGAAGGTCCGCTATGACGAGACCCGCCGGGTCACCGGGGACCGGAAGCTGATCGTGCTGTCCCTGGTGCTGAACTGGGTGGCGGGACCGGCGTTCATGTTCGCGCTGGCCTGGATCTTCTTACCCGATCTTCCGGAGTTCCGCACCGGGCTGATCATTGTGGGACTGGCCCGCTGTATCGCCATGGTGTTCATCTGGAACGACCTAGCCTGCGGAGACCGGGAGGCCGCCGCAGTGCTGGTGGCCATCAACTCAGTCTTCCAACTCTTTGCCTACGCAGTGCTGGGCTGGTTCTACCTCCAGGTGCTGCCCTCCTGGCTGGGCCTGGAGACCACCTCAGCACAGTTCTCCATCACCGCGATCGTGGCCTCGGTACTGGTCTTCCTCGGCATTCCGCTGCTGGCCGGCTTCCTCACCCGCACCTTCGGAGAGCGGGCCAAGGGGCGCACCTGGTATGAGGAGACGTTCTTACCGAAGATCGGGCCGTGGGCGCTCTACGGGCTGCTGTTCACCGTGGTGCTGCTTTTTGCTATGCAGGGCGAGGCGATCACCTCCAACCCGCTGGATGTGGCACGAATCGCGGTGCCGCTGCTGATCTACTTCGTGCTGATGTTCGTGTTCAGCCTGCTGGCCTCTAAGGCGGTGGGGCTGAACTATGCCAAGTCCACCTCGGTGGCGTTCACCGCCTCGGGCAACAACTTCGAACTGGCCATCGCGGTGGCCATCGGCACCTTCGGGGTGACCTCCGGCCAAGCACTGGCCGGAGTGGTCGGACCACTCATCGAAGTCCCGGTGCTCATCGGCCTCGTCTACGTCGCTCTCTGGCTTGGCCCCAAGCTCTTCCGCAACGACCCGACCGTCCCGAACCGCCGCGCCACGGGAGTGAGCTCATGA
- a CDS encoding ArsR/SmtB family transcription factor, whose product MATAFENVTLLTLHANDCCSLAVAPLSADQAEQMAKKLKALSDPTRLRVLSHVVAQGCDAVCACDLTETLGISQPTISHHLKKLVEAGLLTREQRGKWAHYTVVREAFAELRQFLALD is encoded by the coding sequence ATGGCTACTGCATTCGAAAACGTGACACTGCTCACACTCCATGCGAACGACTGCTGCTCGCTGGCAGTCGCACCCTTGAGCGCGGACCAGGCCGAGCAAATGGCGAAAAAGCTCAAAGCGCTGTCCGACCCCACTCGGCTGCGGGTGCTGTCGCATGTGGTCGCACAGGGATGCGACGCGGTGTGCGCCTGCGACCTGACCGAGACGCTCGGCATCAGCCAGCCGACGATCAGCCACCACCTCAAGAAACTCGTCGAGGCAGGCCTCCTGACCCGTGAACAGCGCGGCAAGTGGGCGCACTACACCGTGGTGCGCGAAGCGTTCGCCGAACTGCGCCAGTTCCTCGCCCTGGACTGA